TGTGCGCGAGTTCAGAAAGGCGATGTTCCAGTTCCTTGTGTTTCGTGGTGAGTTGACGGAACTCATCGTCATTCTGGAGCAAGGTGGACGTCAAGTCCGGTGCGTCTGCCGTCATGCGGTTCGCCTCCTTCCATAGGGGCCGGTCAGAAGCGCGTGGGTGAGTCGGTGGAGCAACATAGGCTGGACCCCGCAGGGCCCCGATCGCGGTTGCGATCGGGTGTCGTCAGGGGTGTACGGGCAAGTTACCACAAGGCCATAGCGCGTTCAAGTATTCGGATTTGATTCAATATTCTGGAGTTCTCTCGCAAGAACCAGGGCATCCTCCACTGGCTCCCTGTAGTAAGCCTGGCGCACGCCGATGGTCGTAAACCCCAGGTTTTCGTAGAGTTGCCTGGCCGCCGCGTTACCGCGCCGCACCTCGAGCAACGCCCGGATGGCGCCCCGGTTTCGACCCTCCCGGAGCACGTATTCGACGAGGCACCGTCCAAAACCCCGGCCGCGGTACTCCGGCCTGACGGCGACGTTGTTGATGTGCACTTCGTCGACCACCAGCCAATGCGAACAGTACCCGGCGACCCGGCACTCCGGAGTCCGCAAGACGACGATGAAGGAGATTCCGCTATTTTGGAGTTCTGCCTCGTACATCTCCCGCGACCACGGAGTGGCGAAGCTTGACCGATCGACCTCCATCACGCCAGTCAGGTCGTCTTGACCGCCCAAGGCTTCAACAAGCGGCACCATCACGCGCCGCCAGCCCGCTGTCGATCACGCGCCAGTTCGGCATCTGACCGGCGAACGTAGATCGGTTTGACCGCGTGCGGCGGCAGCGCCTTTCCGGCTCCCGCCCGCTGCTCGGCCAGCCGTCCGATTGCGGGTGCCAGCAAAGGGGTCGGGGCAATGACGCGCAGCCCCGTGCCCAGGCGTTCCGACAGGATGTCCCGATAGGTCAGCGCCCCATCGCCTGCGAAGGTCACATGTCCCCACCAGGCCTCTCCTATCCACCGTTCCAGAACGACAGATGGCGTCGCCACCGACGGATCGTCCACGTACTCGAATTCCGGTCCCGTTCCCGCAGCGCGCGTTCCGATCATTCGCAGCACCGCGGCAAACACCTCGTGACGCTGTGCATCGAGCCAGATGGCCAACGAGGCGTCGGCGAGAGCCGGCTGGTCGGCCCAGACGGCCGCCGCCACCGCCTCGAACGCGGATACGCCGACGACCGGCTTGCCGCTGGCGAAGGCGAGTCCCTGGACCGCAGCCAGCCCAATCCTGAGACCCGTGAACGAGCCGGGGCCGGCGGCCACCCCGAACACGTCCACATCAGACACGGCCAGGCCCTGGTCGCCAAGCAGATCGAGCAGGTCGCCGGGAAGCCGTGTCGCATGCGGACGGGTGCCATCACCAACACGTGTGGCCAGGACGCGCTGGTCGCGCACGATGGCGAGGCTCCCCAGGCGGGTCGTCGTGTCAAGAGCGGCCACGAGCATGGTCTGATTGTGCCCCAGCATGGCGGGGAGATGCTATATTCCAGAGGCGTGTCACCTTCCGATTCATCTCCCTCACCCAAGGGTCTGGCCACCGCCAGCCCGGCGATGCGGCAGTACCTGGACGCCAAGCGCCAGTACCGTGACGCTATCGTTTTCTTTCGCATGGGTGACTTCTACGAGATGTTCTACGAGGACGCGCTGACGGCCTCCCGGGCGCTCGACCTGACGCTGACCTCGCGTTCGAAGGACGCCGAAGGCGGCAACATCCCGATGTGCGGCTTGCCCTATCACGCGGCCGAATCGTACTTGGCGCGCCTGGTGAAGAAGGGCTTTCGCGTGGCGATCTGCGAACAGGTTGAGGACCCGCGCAAGGCGAAGGGCCTCGTGCGGCGCGAGGTGGTTCGCGTGGTGTCGCCTGGAACCTTTGCGGAAGCCGGCTACCTCGACGCGCGCGAATCGGCCTTCCTTCTCGCGGTGGCCCCCGCTGCGTCGTCCTCGCCCGAGGCCCCGCCGACCGTCACCCAGGCCCGAGGCGCGGCCGACCCGTCATCCGCCAGCGTTCCGGTCACCGGCGCAGCGCTGCTGGACCTGTCGACCGGAGAGTTCATGGCGGCCGAGTATGCAGGTCGGGACGGCCTTCGGCAACTCGCCGACGAGATTGCGGTGCTGCGTCCTCGGGAGATCCTGCTCGGGACGAGCGTCGATGCCACCGCCATCCTGCCCCCGTCCGTGTTGTCGGGTGCCGTCATCACCAGGGTCGATGACTGGCTGTTCGATCACGACACCGCCCGGCGAACATTGCTGACGCAGCTTCGCACACAGGCGCTCGACGGCTTCGGTCTCGAACCCCACCCGGCCGCCGTGCGCGCGGCCGGCGCGCTCGTGCATCACCTTCAGGACACGCAGAAAGCGGAACTCACGCATATCCGCGGCATTACGTTCAAGGAGCAGGCGGACCGGCTCGTCCTCGATCCGTTGACCCTCAAGCACCTCGAAGTCATCGACTCGCTCGACGGCGGGCGTGCCGGTTCACTGCTGCACGAGATCGACCGGACCATCTCCGCCATGGGGGCGCGTCTGCTGCGCGCCTGGCTCCTGCGCCCACTGGTCTCGCTGGAGCGCATTCGCGACCGGCTCGACGCCGTGGAGGATTTCGCGTTCCGCACAACCGAGCGCGGAAAGTTCCGTGATGCCCTTCACGCGGTCCATGACCTCGAACGGCTCGTGTCGCGGGCGGCCCTCGGCACGGCAGGGCCCCGCGACCTGGTCGCGCTCAAGACCTCGCTTGGCGCCATCCCCCGCCTGCGTACCTTGCTGGACTCGTTTCAGGCTCCGGTCGTTTCCAGTCTGGTTGCGCAGTTGGACGATGTGCCGGAGGTCAGGGACGCGATTGAACGAACCATCGTCGACGAACCGTCCGTGCTGGCGCGTGATGGCGGTTGTGTGCGCGACGGGGTCGACGAGGAACTCGACCAGTTGCGCCTCATCTCGCGGTCGGGCAAGCAGGTGATCGCCGAGATGGAAGAACAGGAGCGCACGCGGACCGGCATCGCGTCGCTCAAGGTGCGCTACAACCGCGTGTTCGGGTACTACATCGAAGTCTCGAAGTCGAACCTGCACGCGGTGCCCGCCGACTATCAACGCAAGCAGACGATCGCGGGCGGCGAGCGATTCGTGACGCCGGCGCTCAAGGACTACGAAGAAAAGGTCCTGGGGGCCGACGAGCGGATTCTGGAGCGGGAAATCGAGATGTTCGAGGTGTTGCGCGCCCAGGTCGCCGCCGAGGCGCCGCGCATCCAGGATACGGCGCGCGCCGTCGCCACGCTCGACGTGCTGGCCGCGCTCGCCGACGCGGCCGCGCTCCATAATTTCGTCAAGCCTCACGTCCATGACGGTGACGACATCACGATTATCGACGGCCGGCACCCGGTGGTCGAGCGCTATTCGCCCGATCCGTTTGTCCCGAATGACACCGTCCTCGACGGGTTGACCCGCCAGTTGGTGATCCTCACGGGGCCGAACATGGGCGGAAAGTCCACCTACCTCCGGCAGATTGCGCTCATCTGCCTGATGGCCCAGGCCGGATCGTTTGTCCCTGCCCGCGAAGCCAAACTCGGCCTGGTGGACCGGATCTTTGCGCGCGTCGGCGCCTCGGACAACATCGCACGCGGCCAATCGACCTTCATGGTCGAGATGCAGGAGACCGCCAACATCCTGCACTCGGCCACGTCCCGGAGCCTCGTCATCCTCGATGAGATTGGGCGGGGCACCTCGACATTCGACGGTCTCAGTATCGCGTGGGCGGTGGCGGAGTATCTGGCGACCACCAGCCGTGCGCGTCCCAAGACCGTGTTTGCCACGCACTATCACGAACTGACCGACCTGGCCGATACCGTGCCCGGGGTCGTCAATGCGCATGTCGCAGCCCGCGAATGGAAGGACGACATCGTCTTTCTGCGCAAGGTCGTGCCAGGCCGGTCGGACCGCAGCTACGGCATCCAGGTGGCGAGACTGGCCGGATTGCCACCCGAGATCATCGCGAGGGCGCGCAGCATTCTCGGGGCGCTCGAGCAGGATGCACTCGCGCGCGGCGGACGGCCGTCGGCGACGGGCGCAGGGGCGGATCCCCGCCTGCAACTGGGGCTGTTCGAAGCGCACACGCCGGTGGATGCCCTGGCGAAGAGAGTGCGGGAGATCGACGTCGACCGCTTGACGCCGCTCGAGGCGCTGACCCTGATCGCCGACCTCAAGCGGGAACTCGAAGAATGAGGCGATGGGCTGCGGCAGCCGCCGGTGTCCTGGTTCTGGTCTGGTGCGCCGGCTGCAGTCGCCCGACTCCCCCGCCCCCCGAGATCATCCGCGTCGCCATTGTCAGTTCGCCAAACAACCTGGATCCGCGCATCGGCACCGATGAGGTCTCGCAGCGCCTGCACCAGTTGATCTACGACCAGCTGTTTCGCATCGACGACCAGCTCCGTGTGTCGCCGGGGCTGGCCACCGACTGGACCCAACCCGATTCGACGACCTACGTCGTGCACCTCAGACGTGGCGTGCGCTTCCACGATGGCCACGAACTGACATCGGCGGATGTCGCATACACGTTCAACAGCTTCCTGGACCCGGCGTTCGCGTCACCGCGCAAGGGCGCGTATCGCCTGCTGAAGCGTGTCAGCGCCGTGGATCGCTATACCGTCGAATTCGTGTTGCAGGAGCCGTTTGGATCGTTTCCGGTCAACCTTGTCATGCCGGTCGTACCGGCCGGCGCTGGCACCGCGTTGAAGCAGCAGCCCATCGGCACGGGCCCGTATCGGTTCGTCCGCCACGTCGCCGACGATTATGTCGAGCTGACGGCCTTCGATGCCTACTTTGAAGGCGCGCCCCGCAACAAGGGACTCCTGCTTCGCGTCGTCCCCGACGACATGATGCGCGGCCTCGAGTTGCAGCAGGGATCGGTCGATCTGGTCGTGAACGATCTCGCCCCAGACCTGGTTCATCAACTTCGGACGAGTAGCACGCTCCGCGTTATCACGTCGCCAGGCACCGACTACGCCTACGTGGGCATCAACCTGCGCGATCCGGCGCTCCGCGACCGGCGAGTCCGTCAGGCTCTCTGCTACGCCATCGATCGGCAGGCCATCGTTGATCACCTGCGCCGGGGCCTCGCTCTTCCCGCATCGGGAGTGCTGCCGCCCATGTCGTGGGCGTTCGAGTCGGCCGTGCGTCAGTACCCGTTCGACCCCGCTCGCGCCATGGCGCTGCTCGACGAGGCGGGCTACCGCGACCCCGATGGCGAGGCCCCAGCCCCCCGGCTGTCGTTGACGTTGAAGGTCTCGTCGACCGAATTCAACCGCCTGCAGTCATCCGTCATCCAGGAGAGCCTCCGGCGAGTGGGCATCGCGCTCGACGTCAGGACGTACGAGTTCGCGACGCTCTACAACGACGTCCTGCGTGGGAATTTCCAGTTGTTCACGCTGCAATGGGTCGGCGTGTCCGATCCGGACATGCTGCGGCGCGTCTTCCATTCGAAACAGATGCCGCCAAGCGGATTTAATCGCGGCTTTTTCTCGAATCCTGCCGTCGATGATCTGATTGACCGGGCGACCCGGTCGACCGACGACACCGAGCGCCGCACGCTGTACGGCGATGTTCAGAGGCTGGTAGCCGAAGAGGTGCCGTACGTCAGCCTCTGGTACAAGACCAACGCCGTGGTCGCCCAGCGCAACCTGCAGGGCATTGACCTCGGTCCAGCGGCCGACTTCCGATTTCTTCGCCACGTGTGGCGCGGTGTGAACGGAACGCCCGCGACATTGCCAGCGAGCGGTCAGTGATGATCCGGTTGGGTCGATGGGTAGCGTGGGGATTCGCGATCGGGCTCTGTCTCTGGGCGGCCGAGGCACAGGGACAGACCAGGTACGACTCCCGCCTTCACTTCCGCGTCATCCACACCGATCATTTCGTCATCTACTTTCATCAGGGTGAGGAACGGATCGCCAGCCGTCTGGCGGGCATGGTTGAGGCGGTTCGCCGGGATGTCGCCGCCCAACTGGTCCTTGATGCACCTGACCAGATCCACGTGGTGCTCGTCGATCAGACCGACGTCTCCAATGGATGGTCCACGCCCCTCCCGTACAACACCATCGAGATCGCTGCGACCCCGCCGCCGTTGACGTCGCTGCTCGGCAACTATGACGACTGGCTCAGGCTGGTGCTCGTGCACGAGTACACGCACATCGTCCATCTGGATCGCGTGGGCGGTTGGATGCGGATCTTCCGGCGGACACTCGGCCGGCATCCGATGTCGTTCCCGAACCTGTTCCTGCCGACCTGGCAGGTGGAAGGGGTGGCCACCTACGTCGAAAGCGCGCTCACGGGCCGCGGACGCGTTGGTGCTGCCGAGACCCGAGCCATCCAGGACGAGATCGCCGCATCCAGGGGACTGATGCCGATAGACCGTGCCGGAGGCGGACTGGTGGCCTGGCCCGGCGGAAACACTCCGTACTTCTACGGCGGAGCGTTCAGCGACTACCTGGCGAGCCGCGACGGACCGGATCGTCTCGGCCAACTGGCACGCGCCACGTCGTCTCGCCTGCCGTTTCTCGGTGAGGGCGCCTTCACGTCCGTCTTCGGGGCCTCTTCGCAGACACTGTGGCATCAATTCCAGGCCCAGCGGGCCTCGGCCTCGCACGACATGCCGCCACCCACAGACGCTCGGCGGTTGACCCAGGATGGGTTCATGACGTCGGGGCCAAGATACTCGCCTGGGTGTGGGAATGGTGCTCCGCGAGTCCTCTATTCGACACTCACGCCCGAGCGATTTCCGAACATCAAGGAGATCGCGGCCGATCGACGCGTGGCCAGAACGGTCACCACGAGATACCTGGGAGAATCACTCTCGACCGACGGTCGCTGGGTGTTCTTCGATCAAATTGAATTCGACGGACCGGTGTCCCGGTTCCGCGATGTCTACGCGGCGGATTTGAACACGACCAGACTCGTGCGCCTCTCGCACGGTGCACGCATGTCCGATCCAGAGGTGTCTACGGATGGGACGCGCCTCGCGGTCGTCGTTCAACGCGCGGGCGACAGCGTGCTGGCCGTCTACCGACTCTCACGGCCCAGCATGGACACGCCGCCCGTCATGGACCGCCCCGCCGTGCTGACCGTCGCTGAAGACGGATGTCATTTCGCGACGCCGCGATGGTCGCCCGATCTGACACGCCTTGCGGCCACACGACAGTGCGAGGGGCGTCCTCCGGAGATCGTCGTCATCGACGGCACCAATGGAGGCGTGACACCGGTCGTCTCCGATCGTCGGTCTCGCAGCATCACGCCGGCGTGGTCGCCTGATGGTCAGGCGCTCTACTTTGCGTCAGACAGAGACGGCTCCCGATTCCAGATCTTTACAATTGGGACGGGAGGCACGTCGCCAGGGGCTCCACGACAGGTCGTCTCCGCAACTGGCGGCGCCACCGCTCCGGACGTGTCGCCGGACGGACGTTCGCTCCTCTTCGTGGGCGTGACAGCGGCCGGATACGACATCTTCGAAGCGTCGCTGACTTCAACGCCTGCCGCGAGTGCATCCCGTGGAGACACGCCATCGGTGCCAGTCGAGCAAGACAGGCCGTCCCCACAACCGTCGCGCGACGTCCCGGAGCCGATCAAGGGCGATCGGTCGTACTCCCCGTGGTCCACGTTATGGCCCCGGGCATGGTCCCCGGCCTTCACGACATCGAACCAACGGACCGACGTTGGGGCGACCGTCGAGGGAAGCGACGTGCTGGGACGCCATGCCTATCTGGCGACGGTGACGTGGACGGTCGCCAGACCGACAACGGACATGCCGATGGCGTCGTCCGCACGCCCGAATATTGACGTCAGCTACGTGTACGGCCGCTGGCGCCAGACCCTCCTGCTGTCGGCGTCGGACACGCTCGAGTCGGTCGCCTTCATCGATCGGGCATCGGGCCGTGTCGTTCGTGCCGACGCGTGGGATCGACAACTGTTCGCCGGCGTACTCGTCGCTTGGCGCCGGGTACGTCTGTCACAGTCGTGGCTCTCAGGCGTGGTGCTTGATCACGAACGCTTCGCCAGCGCGACCGTCATTCCCGCCCGGAACCGCAATGCGCTCCGCTCCGCCTGGACCCTGAACTCCTCACGGTTGTACGGCTACTCCATCAGTTCTGAAGAGGGGATTCGATCGACCGCCACGATTGAGCGGGTCACGCCGGCCCTCGGCGCCGATGGCTCGGCGACGGCAGCGACAGTGGACCTTCGCGCATACCTGCCCGGTGGTCCACTCCATTCCGTTGTCGCGGTGAGATTCGCCTCGGGCGTCAGCACCGGCGATCCGGGCGAGCGCCGAGTCTTCAGCCTAGGCGCGTCCACCATCCCGTCGTCACCTTTCGATTTCGGTCAGCGAGCCGTCGGCATGATGCGCGGTATTCCCATCGACTCCCGGGTTGGAACCGCGGTCGCGGTGACCAACCTGGACTATCGATTTCCCCTCGCGAGGATTGAACGCGGATTCCGGACGTGGCCGATCTTCCTGAACGGGTTGCACGGTGCCATCTTTGCCGACGTGGGCGCGGCCGGCGCCACGCTCGGTTCCATGGGTTCGCCGCTCGTTTCAACAGGCGTCGAGATCGCGTCCGACGTCACGCTCGGGTATTTCCTGCCACTCACCGTCGCGCTTGGCGCCGCGTGGACGCACGATGCCCGTGAGGCGCCTGCGAACCGGCTGGCCGTGTTCCTGCGCCTCGGGCGCGCGTTCTAGTCCCGGCCATCGATCGCAAGACAGGCGAGATCAGGGTATAAGATCGATCGTATGATGCCGAAACTCCCCTACCATCCAGGTCTGCCCTTTACATTCGGCGGCCTCGAGCAGGGACCCGACTCGTTCGACCGCGCGAAGGCTGTGGTCCTTCCCATCCCGTTTGAGCGCACCACGTCGTTCGTGTCGGGCACCAAGAATGGACCGCGCGAGATCATCGCCGCGTCGAGCCAGGTTGAGTTGTACGACGAGGAGCTTGGGAAAGAGATCTCCGACGTCGGCATCTACACGCTACCAGCCATGGAGCTGCCGTTTGCCCGCACCGAGCAGGCGTTTGCCGAGATCCAGCGCACCGCCTCATGGCTGGCGGCATCGGACAAGTTCTTCGTGGCGCTCGGAGGCGAGCACGCGCTGACCGCCCCACTGGTGGCGGGCGTCGCCGAGCAGCATGCCGGCCTCAGCGTCCTGCACATTGACGCCCATGCCGACCTGCGCGACAGCTACCTGGGCGATCCGCACAGCCACGCGAGCGCCATGCGCCGGGTGCTTGAACACGCGCCGGCCGTCCAGGTGGCCATCCGGAATCTGTCGGCGCCGGAAGCGCAGGCTCTCCCGTCACTCAACACGACGGTCTTCTTCGACTGGAATATGCGGGACGACCCTCAGTGGATGGAGCGCGCGGTCGAGAAGCTCAGCCCGAAGGTTTACGTCACCATCGACTGTGACGGTCTTGATCCGGCCATCATGCCGGCGGTTGGCACGCCCGAACCCGGCGGATTGAGCTGGCGCGAACTGCTCACGCTGCTCAAGCTCGTGATGGCTCGGCGCACCGTCGTTGCCTGTGATGTCGTCGAACTCTGCCCGCTCCCAGGCGTCGTGGCGCCCAACTTCCTCGCGGCGCGCCTGGTCTACAAGCTGGTGGGATATCGATTCCTGGCCCGCTAAGTCCTTCGATTCACAGCTTCGGCGGCGAACCGACTCACTCAGGACTTAGTGCTGAGCGAGCGTCTTCCGCTGGATCTCCTCGCACCGATACCCATCCGCAATTGCGAGTCGAAGCACTGACCGAACAGGCTCTTACCGGGTCGCCGCCGGGGCGATGTCCAGTGCGTCCATCTCCCGCCGCGCGATCTGCGCATACGGGGACTGCGGAAACTCGTCGGCCACACGACGAAACGTCTTGCGCGCTTCGTCATTCTTTCCCGCCAGCCGGTACCCGCGCGCCAACTGCATCAGCACGCCATCAACCGGGACTTCGTCGGTGGTCTGCTGCGCGATCTCCTTGAGCGACGCCAGCGCCGGTTCGTACTGCCCAATCGTGAGCTGCGCATCGGCAATGCCCAGTTTCGCCATCACCTGGTAGACGCCTTTTGCCTTCGCCACGACTTCGCGGTAGCGTTCGATCCCATCGGCTGTGCGGCCGACTGCCACCAGCGCCGCTGCTGCCCGGTAGCGCGCCATCACGCCTGGCTCCAGGTTCGGATACGAGTCAGCCACGGCCAACAGACTCGGCAGCGCCGCTTCGAGCCGCGCCTTGTCGCTCGCATACGTCCCGGTCGCCTGCATCGGCGGCTTACCCGCCTCGCCGGCCGTGGGCGGCATCACGGGAGCCTCGGCAATCACCATCGCCTCAGCCAGCATCCGGGTGGCCGTCGACGCGGTGTTCTGGCGGACGATGACCGTCGCCACCACGCCTATCGCCACGATGATGATGGCCAGGCCGCCGTAGATCACGAGGTTCCGGTTCGCCCCGTACCATTCCCTCGCGCCGAGCAGCCACTCGGCGAATTCGTTTTCCTTCAGGTGATGCCGTTCAGTTCGCTTCATGATGCCTCAGGCAAGTTCCCGACGCTGTCGACACGAGTGGGAGCCGTCGGTCGGCTCCCGCCCAATCAATCCAGTCGTCCATTATAGCGGCGAAATGCACCGTGACGACGCGCGAATCAGGCTTCGCGCATAAACGGATAGTCGAACTCCGTCGCCGGCGCAAACGTCTCCTTGATCGTGCGCGGACTCGTCCAGCGCAGCAGGTTGAGTGGACCGCCTGCCTTGTCATTGGTGCCCGACCCTCTCGCGCCGCCAAACGGCTGCCGGCCCACCATCGCTCCGGTTGGCTTGTCGTTGAGGTAGAAATTGCCGGCGGCGTACCGAAGCACGCGGCACGCCTCAATGTACGCGTAGCGATCGTTCGAGAAGATTGCGCCCGTGAGGGCGTACGGCGACGTGGTGTCGCACAGTCTCAGCGTCTCTGCATACTTCTCGTCCTCGTAGACGTAGATCGTGAGGACCGGCCCGAAGATCTCCTCCGCCATGGTGACGAACCGGGGATTCAAGGCCTGAATGACCGTGGGTTCGATGAAGAAGCCCTTCGACTTGTCGCCCCGGCCGCCCAGGATGACCTCCGCCTCGCTCGAGGCCCTGGCTCGATCGATGTAACTCATGATGTTGCTGAACGAGGCTTCGTCTATCACCGCGTTCACGAAATTCGTGAAGTCCCGGACATCGCCGGTCTTCACGCGCGCGAGCATCTCGCTCATGCGATGCTGCACCTCCGGCCACATCGACGCCGGGATGTACGCCCGCGAGGCCGCTGAGCACTTCTGACCCTGATACTCGAACGCGCCGCGCACCAGGGCGGTGGCCACTTCCTGCGCGTCCGCCGAGTTGTGCACGAACACGAAGCCCTTGCCTCCCGTCTCGCCGACAATCCGAGGATAGCTCCTGTAGGTGTCGAGCTTGCTTGCAACCGTTCGCCACAGGGAGTTGAACGTGGAGTTCGAACCCGTGAAGTGCAGTCCGGCGAACATCGGATGCGCCAGCACCAGTTCGCTCACGAGCGAGCCCTGCCCGGGAACGAAGTTGATCACGCCCGGCGGGAAGCCGGCCTCCATGAACACCTGCATCAAGACGTAACTGGAGAGCAACGACGTGCTCGCCGGTTTCCACACCGTCGTGTTGCCCATCAGGGCAACCGACGTATTCAGATTCGAGGCAATGGCCGTGAAGTTGAACGGGGTGACGGTGAAGACGAAGCCCTCGAGCGGCCGGTACTCCATCCGGTTCAGCTCATCGGGCGCGGAGTGCGGCTGGTCGGAGTAAATCTGCGACGCAAAGTAGACGTTGTGCCGGAGGTAGTCGATCACCTCACACACCCCGTCGACCTCGGCCTGATAGGCGCTCTTCGCCTGGCCGAGCATCGTCGCGGCGCCAATCTTGTACCGGTAACGGCCGGCCAGTAGCTCCGCGGCGCGCAAGATGACCGAAGCACGTTCAATCCACGACAGGGTCGCCCACGCCTCGTGCGCGCTCAGCGCGGCGTCGATTGCCAATCGCACTTCGGCTTCGCCGGCCTGGTGACAGCGCGCGAGCACGTGACCGTGATCGCAGGGCATCACCACGTCGCGGGTCCGGCCCGTGCGGATTTCACGGCCACCAATGACGAGCGGGATATCGACGACCGTGCTGGCCATCAGGTCCAGTTCCCGTTTCAACGAGACGCGGCTGACCGAGCCGGGGGCGAAGTCGCTGACGGGTTCGTGGCGGGGCTCAGGAAAACTGAATACGCTGTTGTTCATGGAAGTCTCCTCGACCCGAGAACCGGTTTCAAAACCCGTTCTGGCGGCTCGCCAGCGGACCGCCTACGCAGGTTTTCAAACCGTCACCAATGAAGATAGCGCGATTGGCGGCGGAAGTGGTGCCCCTGGCCCGACTCGAACGGGCGGCCTACGGTTTAGGAAACCGTTGCTCTATCCTGCTGAGCTACAGGGGCATCAGCCTCATTATCCTACACGCTCGCGTATCGCAAAGGCGAGACCGCGCTCGACCTGGGCTTGGGCAATTCTGAGCGGCCAGTTAGTCAGACCGATATCGAGTTACCGGTATGCTTCGCTACGGTGAGCGACCCTTACGACCGTGACGGACGTCTCGACGTCGTCGATGAGGTACAGGATCCGGTAGTCCCCCTGCCGGATTCGGTACTTTTCCTGGCCGGACAGTTTCTCGGCGCCGACAGGCCTGGGTTCGGCGGCGAGACGTTGGATCATTGATACCGTGCGTCGGCGATCCCGCAGCGGAAGACCTTCGAGTTCCTTCGCCGCGGAGGGCTTGATCTGCAGGCTATAGCTTGCCACGTCGCTTCAGGTCCTTGAGCACATCCTCGAAGGCGAGGTTCGGTTCCTTGGATCGCGCATCGAACGCGGCCAGATCATCGGCGTCCTCGGCCAGGCTCCGGCGAACGGCCCGGTTGACCAGGTCAGATATGCTGTGGTCCGTTTCAGCCGCCTTGACCCGCAGGGCCTTGTGGATGCCCGGATCGAAGTACACGGTGGCACGTGTGAGGTCAGCCATGTTGGTATGGTGACACTATGGCACTATAACGTCAAGACGTTGTAACGTTAACCGGTAGCGGTTTGACC
This genomic interval from Acidobacteriota bacterium contains the following:
- the rimI gene encoding ribosomal protein S18-alanine N-acetyltransferase — translated: MVPLVEALGGQDDLTGVMEVDRSSFATPWSREMYEAELQNSGISFIVVLRTPECRVAGYCSHWLVVDEVHINNVAVRPEYRGRGFGRCLVEYVLREGRNRGAIRALLEVRRGNAAARQLYENLGFTTIGVRQAYYREPVEDALVLARELQNIESNPNT
- the tsaB gene encoding tRNA (adenosine(37)-N6)-threonylcarbamoyltransferase complex dimerization subunit type 1 TsaB, which codes for MLGHNQTMLVAALDTTTRLGSLAIVRDQRVLATRVGDGTRPHATRLPGDLLDLLGDQGLAVSDVDVFGVAAGPGSFTGLRIGLAAVQGLAFASGKPVVGVSAFEAVAAAVWADQPALADASLAIWLDAQRHEVFAAVLRMIGTRAAGTGPEFEYVDDPSVATPSVVLERWIGEAWWGHVTFAGDGALTYRDILSERLGTGLRVIAPTPLLAPAIGRLAEQRAGAGKALPPHAVKPIYVRRSDAELARDRQRAGGA
- the speB gene encoding agmatinase, with amino-acid sequence MMPKLPYHPGLPFTFGGLEQGPDSFDRAKAVVLPIPFERTTSFVSGTKNGPREIIAASSQVELYDEELGKEISDVGIYTLPAMELPFARTEQAFAEIQRTASWLAASDKFFVALGGEHALTAPLVAGVAEQHAGLSVLHIDAHADLRDSYLGDPHSHASAMRRVLEHAPAVQVAIRNLSAPEAQALPSLNTTVFFDWNMRDDPQWMERAVEKLSPKVYVTIDCDGLDPAIMPAVGTPEPGGLSWRELLTLLKLVMARRTVVACDVVELCPLPGVVAPNFLAARLVYKLVGYRFLAR
- the mutS gene encoding DNA mismatch repair protein MutS — translated: MRQYLDAKRQYRDAIVFFRMGDFYEMFYEDALTASRALDLTLTSRSKDAEGGNIPMCGLPYHAAESYLARLVKKGFRVAICEQVEDPRKAKGLVRREVVRVVSPGTFAEAGYLDARESAFLLAVAPAASSSPEAPPTVTQARGAADPSSASVPVTGAALLDLSTGEFMAAEYAGRDGLRQLADEIAVLRPREILLGTSVDATAILPPSVLSGAVITRVDDWLFDHDTARRTLLTQLRTQALDGFGLEPHPAAVRAAGALVHHLQDTQKAELTHIRGITFKEQADRLVLDPLTLKHLEVIDSLDGGRAGSLLHEIDRTISAMGARLLRAWLLRPLVSLERIRDRLDAVEDFAFRTTERGKFRDALHAVHDLERLVSRAALGTAGPRDLVALKTSLGAIPRLRTLLDSFQAPVVSSLVAQLDDVPEVRDAIERTIVDEPSVLARDGGCVRDGVDEELDQLRLISRSGKQVIAEMEEQERTRTGIASLKVRYNRVFGYYIEVSKSNLHAVPADYQRKQTIAGGERFVTPALKDYEEKVLGADERILEREIEMFEVLRAQVAAEAPRIQDTARAVATLDVLAALADAAALHNFVKPHVHDGDDITIIDGRHPVVERYSPDPFVPNDTVLDGLTRQLVILTGPNMGGKSTYLRQIALICLMAQAGSFVPAREAKLGLVDRIFARVGASDNIARGQSTFMVEMQETANILHSATSRSLVILDEIGRGTSTFDGLSIAWAVAEYLATTSRARPKTVFATHYHELTDLADTVPGVVNAHVAAREWKDDIVFLRKVVPGRSDRSYGIQVARLAGLPPEIIARARSILGALEQDALARGGRPSATGAGADPRLQLGLFEAHTPVDALAKRVREIDVDRLTPLEALTLIADLKRELEE
- a CDS encoding ABC transporter substrate-binding protein: MRRWAAAAAGVLVLVWCAGCSRPTPPPPEIIRVAIVSSPNNLDPRIGTDEVSQRLHQLIYDQLFRIDDQLRVSPGLATDWTQPDSTTYVVHLRRGVRFHDGHELTSADVAYTFNSFLDPAFASPRKGAYRLLKRVSAVDRYTVEFVLQEPFGSFPVNLVMPVVPAGAGTALKQQPIGTGPYRFVRHVADDYVELTAFDAYFEGAPRNKGLLLRVVPDDMMRGLELQQGSVDLVVNDLAPDLVHQLRTSSTLRVITSPGTDYAYVGINLRDPALRDRRVRQALCYAIDRQAIVDHLRRGLALPASGVLPPMSWAFESAVRQYPFDPARAMALLDEAGYRDPDGEAPAPRLSLTLKVSSTEFNRLQSSVIQESLRRVGIALDVRTYEFATLYNDVLRGNFQLFTLQWVGVSDPDMLRRVFHSKQMPPSGFNRGFFSNPAVDDLIDRATRSTDDTERRTLYGDVQRLVAEEVPYVSLWYKTNAVVAQRNLQGIDLGPAADFRFLRHVWRGVNGTPATLPASGQ
- a CDS encoding tetratricopeptide repeat protein — its product is MKRTERHHLKENEFAEWLLGAREWYGANRNLVIYGGLAIIIVAIGVVATVIVRQNTASTATRMLAEAMVIAEAPVMPPTAGEAGKPPMQATGTYASDKARLEAALPSLLAVADSYPNLEPGVMARYRAAAALVAVGRTADGIERYREVVAKAKGVYQVMAKLGIADAQLTIGQYEPALASLKEIAQQTTDEVPVDGVLMQLARGYRLAGKNDEARKTFRRVADEFPQSPYAQIARREMDALDIAPAATR